The sequence below is a genomic window from Nostoc flagelliforme CCNUN1.
TGAAGACTGGGTTGAGTGGTTAAGGCGTTTTGGCGACAGATTGCTAGCATCACCTACACCCAATAATGAAATAGCTGCACGGTTAGTGCAATTGGGTGAGTTGAACATCGGAGAAATTGGAGATGTTGCTTATAGTATCGGGATGCAGTTGTTGACACGCAATCAAGGCGAACCAATTTGGGAATATGAAGGGCCAGATGCTTTTAGCACGATACCATCTGAGCCAAGCGCCCCCATATCAGAGTCAGTAGATGCGCCAGAGAACCCCCCGGAGGGAGAATACCAAACTGTCACCCTAGAAGAGTTGTTTGTGATGTTGCAGGAAGATGAAAACTTGCGCCAGCAAATTGCTCAACAGCTTGCCGTTGAGACAGATGATCCAGAACTGCTTGTCCAGGCATTAATTAATCAATTATATCCTGCCGGTCAATCGACTACAGAGCAAACAGAAAATTAACGACTTGGCATCAAGAGTCGAATTTAGAAATTGTAACGTTGTAATGCTGTACTCTTGAAGTTCTGTATATTTTTTGCTAACCTGCGACGGAAGCCCTGTCCCGATCTAATGGATTTTTACGTAATTGATGATTTTTTTAACACAACGATGGCTACAATCTAGAAAAACAAAATCCAATAGTGTGGCAGATGCTCAGGCGGATATCGCAGTCGCTTAGAAGGTTTTTAAAGCGCCTCATTGCAAGTAAGCAGGCTAGTTCTCTCAAGGGTGCGAGAGGACACAATCTGGTGGAGATGCTACCAGAACTAACCAATGCGGATCTGGAACAATTGTTTATCCAATTGTTAGAAGGCGTGCATCAAGCACGAGGACGACAGTGGGCATTGAGGTATCTGCAACGGGTAGAAAATCGCATTCCGGCTGAACGCTGGATAGATTGGTTGGTGATGTTTGGCGAAAGCTTGCTAGCTTCACCGACACCGAATCCTCTTTTAGCAACAATGATGGTGCAATTGGGGGAACTTGGTGTTGGCAGAATTGGAGATGTTGCTTATAACATTGGCATCCGGCTGATGCAAAACTCACCCACACAGATAGAAAATGAGGAGAATTATCCAGAAGAGGACTTAGAAATCACTCCTGGGCAAGAACTGATCCGCAATTTAGGCGAACAGTTATGGGAGTATGATGAACCAGATGTAATAGAAACGACTCCTGGGCAAGAACTGATCCGCAATTTAGGCGAGCAGTTATGGGAGTATGATGAGCCAGATGTGGTACAAATCACAACTGATGAAGAAATTATCTCAACTTCGCCTGGGCAAGAGCTAATCCGCAGCTTAGGTGAGCAGTTATGGGAATATGATTTGCCAGATGTTGAACCAATAACGTCAGCGCCTGAAAATGTCTCTTTTGAGGAAACATTCACCGAGAATTTAGAGCAAGTGGTATTGGAGTATGAAAGGGATGAGGCCCAAACCACAATACCCGAAAATTTTCCTCTCCCCGCCGCAGAAGATTCAATCACCTCATTAGACCAACTGAGGTTCGATGATGAAGAAGTTGTTCAAATTACAACAAGAGCAAATCTCCTTTCTACTAGACAAAGAACTGAATTAACAACTTCTCCCTCAGTAGAAACCTGGGATAACACTTTGACAAATTTAGAGCCAAATGTGGCTAATACATTAGATGAGTTGTGGGTGAGATTGGATCAAAGTACCAATTTAGTCCAGCAACTTGCTTCTAATTTGGCAGTTCAAAGCAGTAATTCCCCTGGTATAATTGAGCGACGTGGCGATGATCCTGTTACCCAGGCTCAAGGGTGCTTTTACCAAGGTCTAAGCCAAGCGAAAATAGGTGATTTGTTAGGCGCGATCGCATCTTATGACCAAGCTATCGAACTTCAACCACAATTATCAGAATATTGGTTTAACCGAGGCTTGACCCTGTTCCATTTAGAACGTTTTGATGAAGCGATCGCATCTTACGAAACCGCTACACAACTAAAACCCGACTTCTACAAAGCTTGGTACAATCGCGGTGGAACTCTCGGAGAATTAGGATACTTTGAAGAAGCGATCGCTTCTTTTGACAAAGCCATAGAAATCAAGCCAGATTACCAAGAAGCTTGGTCTAGCAAGGGTTTGGCACTGCTGAAATTAGGTTGGCTACCCGAAGCTATTTCTAGTTATGACCAAGCGCTATATTTGGAACCAGAAGACCAAGAAAACTGGTATCACCGTGGCATAGCCCTAGCTGTAAGCGAACAATTTCCAGAAGCGATTATATCCTATGACAAAGCGCTAGAAATTAACCCAGAGTATCACGAAGTTTGGATAGATCGGGGTGTAGTGCTGTTTAATTTAGGAAGATGGTCAGAAGCGATCGCCTCCTGGGATAAAGCACTATCAGTTCAAGCCGACTTCTACTTAGCTTGGTACAACCGGGGTATAGCGTTAGACAACTTAGGACGTAGACAAGAAGCGATCGCCTCCTATCAACAAACGATCGCCATTAAACCCGACTTCCACTTAGCTTGGTATAATCAGGCAGTAGCATTGTTTTATTTAGAACAATTTGCTGAAGCGATCGCTTGTTATGACAACGCTTTGCAAATTAAACAAGATTATTGGGAAGCTTGGATTGGTCGGGGAACTGCGATCGGTCATTTAGTTAATGCTGAGGCATTGCAGATTTCGAGTAGTATAACAGCGACAAATCCCGCCTTACAACAGGGCGGCTACGAAGGGAAATTAGCCAGCTACGAGGAAGGGTTAAAGCATCTGCGGACAGATACCCATCCAGAAGGTTGGGGTAGATTGCATTTTGCGATCGCTAATACTTATTACGATCAAGGCAAAAAAAATACTAATCCCCGCGATTATTGGCGCAAAGCTGCATCAGAGTATCATCAGGCGCTGTTAACCCTCACACTAGAATATTTTCCCCAGCTGCACCTAGAGGTTTTGCAATCTCTAAGCAAAGTGCTGATGGGTTTGGGACAAACAACACAAGTTCAAGAATTGCTGCAACGCGGTACATATTTATTGCGACAATTGCTGAGTGAAGAAACTCGCTCAGAGGAAAGTAAAAAACAGTTAGCCCTAAAATTTGCAGGCTTTGATCAATTAGCAGTTGATTTAGCCGTAGAGTCCGGTGATTTAGTTGAAGCCTGGGAAATTGCCGAACAAGGCAAAAATGCTTGTTTAAATTGGCTGCTTTATGGCTGGAATGATAATATTTACTCCCCTTATTATAGTGCAATTCAACAACTATTCAATCCCACAACAGCAATTATTTACTGGCATATTAGTCCAGTCGCCTTACACACATTTATTCTCAAAGACCAAGCGCCATCACCGATCCTCCTGTTTACACCCATGCAAGATACTGGGGCAATACCTTTAGGAGAAGACGCTATCCGTCTAAATGAATTACCTCTACCCGAAGCAGTACAACGCCTAATTGAATTTGAAAAATGGCTAGAAGATTGGCATCAACAATACCAAGAATATCGCAGCACCGCCCAAGATAAAGAAAGTAAAAGCCAGCATTCTTGGCGAGTTGATATGGAACAGAAGCTATTGCAACTGTATGAAATCCTGAATATTTCTACAATTGCACAGGAACTCGAAGGTATCACCCAACTGGTTTTAATTCCTCACCGTGACTTGTACAGATTGCCCATTCATACCCTCTTCCATCTTCCTTCCCCATCGCCGGAAGAATTGCCGAATGTGGAGTCAAATTTCAGTGTTACCTATCTACCTAGTGCCCAAATAGGTTTATCAATAAGAACTGAAGATATCTGGCAATGGCAAAATCAATTATTGCTCAGTATTGAACATCCAGAGAATACAGGTTATCCCCCACTCAAATTTGCCAAACTTGAGTCGGAAGTTGTTAGCCAGATGTTCAATAATATCCAAAGAATTCAGGGTTCAGAAGCTATAAAAAATATTGTTGAAAACGCCTTATTTGATAATTACAATATCTTACATTTTACTGGTCATGTCACTAATAATTTAATTGAACCCAAAAACTCAGAATTAGCATTAGCCGGTGAAGACAAAATTACTCTAGCTGAAATCTGCCAACATAATCTAGCAAGTTACAACCTTATTACCCTCTCCACCTGTGAAAATTTAAGTACTAGCAACCACACTATCAGCAGCGAATATGTAAGTTTAGTGACTGGTTTTGTGAGTCAGGGCGTTCCTCATGTAGTGAGTACTCTCTGGAGTGTAGAATCTTCAGCTAGTGCCTTGGTAATGATAGAGTTTTACCGACGATTACAGCCCAATAAATCAGCAGTTACTGCCTTAGCTGAAGCAACGCGATGGCTGAAAGAACTAACTGCTGGAGAACTGACAAAATGGTATGAAGATGTCTTAAATAATTTGCATCCTGAAGAATTGCGAATTCAAACTTATTTAGCCACACAACTATATAGAAATAGTAAAATGGCATCAGATAAAAATCTTTATAATCATCCTTACTATTGGGCAGCATTCACGATTACAGGTAAGCCGAATTAATCTTTTAAAACTTAGTCAAAGTAATTATTGAAGAAGTCAGAAGTCAGAATTCAGGAGTCAGAATTTAGGAATCAGAATAATGGAAAAATCAGCAGCTAACTTACTTTACTTATGAATATACTTATGATATGGCGGTTCTCGTTTGAGTAGGTACTGAACCCCACCCCCTGCCTATTATCAAGCTATCATTTTAAAACTTGCAAAAGCTTTGTACAAAACTTTTGACTTTTGACTTTTGACCCTTCGACTGCGCTCAGGGTCAAGGCTGAGCGAAGCCGAAGCCTTGACTTTTGACTTCCGCCCTGCGGTAATGCATCTTGTGGAAGTTCCTCAAATATCGATATCCATAGGAGACTAGAGAAAGAAGAAGAAAATATATCTGATACGTTTTCAAGCAGCGAAGGCTGTAACTAGTTAAGGAGGATTTATGCGTGCAGTACTAATGGCGGGGGGTTCGGGAACGCGGCTTCGCCCGTTAACTTGCGATCTGCCTAAACCGATGGTGCCGATCCTTAATCGACCAATAGCCGAACATATTATCAATCTCCTCAAACGACATCAAATTACAGAAGTTATTGCGACATTACATTATTTACCTGATGTATTGCGAGACTATTTTCAAGATGGCAGTGATTTTGGCGTCCAGATGACATACGCCGTCGAAGAAGATCAACCTCTGGGTACAGCAGGCTGTGTGAAAAACATTGCTGAACTTCTTGATGAAACCTTTTTAGTCATTAGCGGTGATAGCATAACAGATTTTGACCTCACGGCAGCGATCGCATTTCACAAACAAAATAAGTCAAAAGCTACTTTGATTTTAACCAGGGTTCCCAACCCAATTGAATTTGGGGTGGTGATTACCGATAAGGAAGGACGAATTCGGCGATTTCTAGAAAAACCCTCTAGTAGTGAAATTTTTTCCGATACCGTCAACACTGGCACTTACATTCTCGAACCAGAAGTTTTAGAATATCTGCCAGCAAACGTTGAATGTGACTTTTCCAAAGACTTATTCCCTTTGCTATTAGCAAAAGATGAGCCAATGTATGGTTACATTGCTCAAGGTTACTGGTGTGATGTCGGTCACTTAGATGCCTATCGTGAGGCTCAGTATGACGCCTTAGATCGGAAAGTGCAACTAGATTGTGCCTACAAAGAAGTTTCCCATGAATTATGGGTAGGTCAAAACACTTACATTGACCAGACGGCTGTGATTCAAACCCCAGCAGTGATTGGTGATAATTGCCGCATCGGGGCAAGAGTACAAATTGAGGCGGGAACCGTAATTGGAGATAATGTCACTATTGGCGCTGATGCTAATCTCAAACGTCCGATAGTGTGGAATGGTGCATTTATTGGCGAGGAAGCAGCACTTTCTGCCTGCGTGATTTCCCGTGGAACTCGTGTAGACCGCCGCGCTCAAGTATTAGAAGCTGCGGTTGTGGGTTCGCTTTCCACGGTGGGAGAAGAAGCCCAAATTAGCCCCGGCGTGCGCGTTTGGCCCAGTAAAAAGATTGAGTCAGGGGCAGTTTTAAACATTAACTTAATTTGGGGGAACACCGCCCAACGGAATTTATTTGGTCAACGTGGTGTCCAAGGATTAGCTAATATCGACATCACCCCAGAATTCGCCGTGAAATTGGGATCTGCTTACGGTTCTACCTTAAAACCAGGTTCTAAGGTAACGGTTTCCCGTGACCAGCGTAATATCTCTCGGATGGTGACGCGATCGCTGATTGCTGGTTTGATGTCAGTAGGTATTGATATTCAAAACCTCGATGCTACAGCTATCCCCATTGCCCGCACGGTTATACCCACAATGTCGGTAACTGGTGGTATCCATGTGCGGGTACACCCTGATCGCCCTGACTACATTCTGATTGAATTTATGGATGCCAAGGGCATTAATATTACCAAAGCCCTGGAAAAGAAAATTGAAGGGGCTTATTTTAAGGAGGATATGCGGCGGGCGCTAATTCATGAAATTGGCGATGTATCTTATCCTAGCCAAGTTATGGATCGGTACTGCACTGCTTTTGAGAAACTTTTGCATGTTCATACACTCCGCAACAGCCGCGCAAAAGTGGTGATTGACTATGTTTATGCAGTATCGGGGGCAGTTTTACCCCAAATGCTGGATAAATTTGGTGCTGATGCAGTAGTACTGAATGCCAGTGTCAATAAAACGGCGATGTCAATCACAGATCGCGAAGGACTGCTGACTCAGTTAGGTCATGTAGTGGAGGCGTTGAAAGCTAACTTTGGTGTGCAAGTCTCGGCTAATGGAGAACAGCTGATTTTAGTTGATGAATCAGGCTTCCCAATTCGTGGAGAAATGTTAACAGCACTGATGGTAGACATGATTCTGACGGCTAACCCCAGAGGAACGGTAGTAGTGCCAGTTCATGCTTCCAGTGCTATTGAACAAGTCGCCCGTCGTCACGATGGTAGAGTGATTCGCACTAAAGCCAACCCTACAGCTTTAATGGAGGCTTGTCAAAAAAACCCGAATGTGGTTTTGGGAGGTAGTGGAGATACTGGTTTTATTTTTCCGCAACTGCATCCGGGATTTGATTCCATGTTCTGCATTGCGAAGATAATTGAGATGTTGACTATACAGGAGCGATCGCTTGCTGCTGCGCGGTCAGAATTGCCCCGTGTAATTCACAAAACTTATACAATACGCTGCCCGTGGACTGCCAAAGGTGCTTTGATGCGTTACTTGGTGGAAACTCATCCAGCCCAAAACCTAGAACTCATTGATGGAGTGAAAATTTGTCAACCCTACGATGACAGCTGGCTGTTAGTTTTACCTGATGCCAGCGAACCACTGGTGCATTTGTATGCAAATAGCAACGATCGCGAATGGGTAGATGAGACTGTGAGAAACTACCGCACCCGTGTACAGACTTTTGTGGAAAGACAACAAGAATATCAACCCGCCGAAGCGTAACTTGTAATACTTCCGCTACGCTCAGTATAAGTTCGTAATTCGTAATTGAATTTTTTAATTACGAACTACGAATTATGTTGACCATCCGCCCAACTATCGGAAGAAAAGTAGGCTTTGACTTTTGCCTCTGTAGTTTACTCAAAGTATTGAAAGGTTACAAAAAATATAGATAATTTCTCTTTATCAATTATAAATTTAAAATACTACTAAAGAAAGAATATAGTAATCTTAAATCATTGGTTAAAAGTTAGATACCCGATTTCTTAAAGAAGCTAGGTATCTGGAAAATGATAATTTTTATAAATAAAATAGGATTGCTATAACTAACCTTCTTACAATGCTTTGATAGGGGTTCAAAATTCTCATTGAGGGCATTCTGGTATTGGCACGAAAGTACTCCAAGTTCTGGCTCAATAGTTCAATCAAGCCACCATCATCACTCACACTTTTTTGTGGTGAAGGTATTGAAGTGAATAAGTTTATTAGGGAGCATCCACTTTCGGCGGATCTACTTTTTTAGATGAACTATATAGTAGGGTTTTTGGAGTACCAGAATTATGTTTCTTCCAAAAGTGGATGCTCCCGTTTATTATGTTGTGACGAGTTGAAAATTATTACTTGGCACGACAAAAGGCCCATAGCGGACTGGGCGGATCGATTTTTTACCAGCTAATATTAATTGATGGCGTGATAAAATCACTGCCAATATTAACTTCATCTCAAATGTAGCCAAAGCTGCACCAATACATAAACGATTGCTACCACCAAACGGCAGATACTGATAAGCAGAATACTGCTTTTGTAAAAATCTTTCGGGTTGAAACTGTTCCGGTTGAGGATAGATATCCTCTCTGTGGTGGGCTAGATAAATTGAGATGCTTAAGCGAGTACCGGCAGGTAGTTGATAACCTATGAGATTGAAGTCTTTAGTAAGGAGGCGAGTTGGAACAAACATAGTTGGCGGGGAAATGCGTAGTGTCTCTTGGCAGACAGCACTCAGATAGGGCAAACAAGAAATAGCAGTAGGATCGAGATTACCTGCAAGACTATTTAGTTCACAAAGTAGCGCTTCTCGCACTCTCGGTTGATGGTAAATCCAATACAAAGCCCAAGATAAAGCTGTAGCACTACTTTCATAACCAGCAATCAAAAGAGTCATGAGTTGATCATGTAACTCTACATTGCTCATCGCATTCCCCTGCTCGTTACGTGCTGACATCAGCATCGAAAGAATATCTCGACGTTCAATGTCTGGTTGCAATCGCCTCTGTTGAATTTCAACATCTAAGATTTGAGCAATTTGCCTCTGTAACCGCAGAAAATTTCCCCACGGACTCCAATCACCTAAATCCTTTCGCAAGAACTTAAAAAATAGTAAGCTAAGGTTTAAAGGCGATTCTATGACTGCCATCTTTTGCAATAGCAGTTGTTCTAACTGTTCATACCTTTGGCCCTCACTGATGCCGAACACGACCTTCATCATTAATTGCAAACTCATTTCTTGCATGAATTGCCTAACTGAAAAAGGCTTGCCTATTGTCCACTTACTACTGACTTTTTCGGCAATTTTGCAAATTACATCTCCCATATCGGTTAGTCGTTTACCATGAAAAGGTGGCATCAAAAGCTTTCGTTGCTCTTTGTGATACTCACCATTCATTAAAAAGATAGATTTGTCTCCTGCTAAAAGATTAATTAGGTCATTATCCTCACTAGAAAATAGCTCTGGATCTGCTGTCAAAATTTCTTGAATTGCTTGTGGATTACTTGTGAAGACTGTAGTTTCAAAACCAGAGCAAAGTGGGCTAATATTGGCAATGAAGATATCTCCATAACGTTGACTATAGGTTCTGTAAAAATCTATAGGATCGGCAATCCAATGGATTATTTGTAGTAAAGGAGGAGTTTTTGCTGCAATTGGTAGCTTCATTAAGGTATCCTTATAAAAATTTCAATTTAACAATTTGCTGACTGTCAGTTCGCTTATTTAAATCTGACTTTTCAAATTACTGACGTAGAACTATAGCTGTTTCAGGCTTTCCCAAAATTGCGATCGCCTATGGCGGATGGGCACAATGGTGGAATTTAGTAGTTAATTTTAACTACTAAATTCCAAATCAAAAAGGAAATGAAAAATTGCCTATAAAGCTTGAAACCCTAATTCAGATATCGGTTTTAGGAAATTCGAGCAGATGTCAAAAATTGTTTGACTCAGCACAAGTCAAGTATTATATTTTCTGTGATATTCGCCCCCTCTAAACGCTTATCTTCAATGGACTAATGTCTGCTCGCTAAACAAAAACTTCAGATGCTTAAAATTGCTCATACCGGGAACTACCAATTGACCAATCACAATTACCAGTAATCCAATATTGAAGTCCCTTGATAAAACGTAAAAAATTCTCCTCTATCTGTGGTGATTTATATACGGGAAGCTCAAGCAAAAGCTGTTCAAACTTATTAACTTCTTTGTCATGCATTGTTTTTACTTGAGTAAACGCAGACTGTAAATTAATATTTTTGTGTTTATGCAATACGTAAACTAAATTATGAACATCTTGATATTTCCTTTCTTTAGAGTAAGAAAATATATCATTACTCCAACAAACAATATTGCAGGCAAGTTGCTGTAAACTTTGTCCCACTCCACTTTGTACTATGTAAAATGGTAGTTCTATACCTTCAGTGATTTGCATTAAAGCAAAACATGGGTACATAGCGCCCGAAAAACTACGCATGGCGATATAATCTTCAACGTCTGGAATGATTCCTAACTTGCGATTTCGAGCCCTATATATCAGGTGAAAGTATGTCGAAAAAAATCGGTCTGTTCTACGGTACTCAAACTGGCAACACTGAATCTGATGCTGAAAAAATCCGGGATGAGTTTGGTGATGAGGTTGTAACATTACATCCCCTTTATGAGGCGGATGCTACCACCTTTGATGAATATGAATTGCTGATTATTGGCTCTCCCACTTGGGATATTGGTCAACTTCAGAGCGATTGGGAAAGTTTTTTCCCCGATCTGGATGAAATAGATTTTAGTGGTAAGCGGGTTGCCTATTTTGGTGATGGAGACCAATATGGCTATGCCGATAACTTCCAGGATGCAATGGGAATTCTGGAAGAAAAAATTTCCCAACGAGGCGGTAAAACAGTTGGCTACTGGCCAACTGAGGGTTATGACTTTGAGAATTCTAGAGCTTTGAAAAATGGCAAATTAGTTGGGCTGGCACTTGATGAAGGTAGTCAATCCGATCTAACAGACGAGCAAATTAAAACTTGGGTTACTCAGTTGAAAACAGAATTTGGTTTGTAGAGATTAGAGGCACGCAGCTAGCTGTGCGCCTCTATTGAAATTGATAATTTAGAAGTTATAGGTAGTTATGTCTGATTCATTTGATGTTCTGTGGTTAAATGCTAGTCCTATTTTGAAACGTTTTGATAAACCATTACTTGAATATTTATCTGGGTATATGAGAATCGCCCAGTGGGAATACCAGCAAACTAAAGATGAAGCCAGTTCTATAGACCAAGCTGTAGAGTTGCTGTATGAGTTTTTAGAATGGCGCGATCGCCCCGTGCATTTGGCAGGTCATGGTATGAGTGGTGCGATCGCCTTAAGCTTTGCTCGGCGATTTCCGCAAAAAGTGCGATCGCTAACTCTGCTGGCTGTTGCAGCTCAACCTGCAAACAATTGGCAAGCTCACTATTACTTTCAACGACAACTTTTTAGCATCAGCCGTGAACTAGTTTTGGCAAGCACCGTTCGCAGTCTATTTGGAAATCAACCGCCTCATACTACTAAGAAGTTAGTAGCTGCCTTAGATAAAGATTTAGAACAATCTCCATCATCACACTCTTTATTTAAGTTGGTTTATTTACCCAAGGGTGGAGTTTCTATGCCAATGATGGTATGTGGTAGCAAGAGTGATCCGGTAGTCAACTCAACTGTATTGCATGACTGGTTGAATTGGTTGAAGCCAGAAGATAAGCTTTGGGAATGCCCAGAAGGATATCATTTTTTTCACTACTTCTATCCTCAACAGGTTGGCGAACAGATTTTGAGTTTTTGGCAACACCACCATCCGCATCTAGTAGAAGCATCTGCACTATCTTTTAGCAGTTCTACAAATTAGTAACTTTGAGAGTGCGATGTCTGACGACAAGCCTTACGGCTACGCATTTATGAAATTGAGGTGTTTTAGGGGTGCGTAGCTTGCCGCCATAGGCATCGCTAATTATTGATGCGTTCATCCTCTCAAGCTGGGTGTAATCATTCGGATAGGCGTTCTCGGAAATAAAAACGATATAAATTACAAAGGCATTGAACTTCATTTCCTTTAAATTCAATTAAGCCCAGACTACGTAATTTAAAAGTTTGTACAGAGTCTAGCTTTTATAGTCATACTTTATATGGCTAATAGTTTAAATTATACCTAGAAATCGTGTTGAGGTACTTCAAAGTTGTGTTGAGGTACTTCAAAGTCGTGTTGAGGTACTCCAAAGTCGTGTTGAGGTACCCCAAAATCGTGTTGAGGTACTCCAAAATCGTGTTGAGGTACTTCAAAGTTGTGTTGAGGTACTTCAAAGTTGTGTTGGAGTACTTCAAAGTTGTGTTGAGGTACTTCAAAGTTGTGTTGAGGTACTTCAAACTTTGTCGCACCGCGATCAAGTACACAGGGGGAGCATCCACTTTCGGCGGATCTACTTTTTTAGATGAACCATATAGTAAGGTTTTCGGAGTATCAAAATTATGTTTCTTCCAAAAGTGGATGCTCCCGTACACAGGTAGTATCGTAGTATCGCTTTTATAAATCTCCACAAACAAAGCGATGTCTACGACAGGCTACGTCTACGCTTGACTTTTAAAACAGCCGCTACAATTATCTTTAAGAGACAGGCGCATTGGTTACTGTTGATCAAGCCCAATCCAGAGTGCGTATTCTACCAATTAGGCGCGGATAGTCTTAGGGAAATATTGCTAACTCAGTTTCTGGGTTAAAAAAGTGAATTTTCTCTGGAGTTAGAGATAACCATAGTTGCTCACCAGCTTGTACAAATCGCTCTGGTGGTCTGTCCTGGAAGTGCGTAGCTATAGATTAATACGCTTGGGTTAAGAAATTTATCCGTTGAGGCAGGCTGTTCTTGAGCAGGGGGTGCTGGCGTTGCAGGGGGGAGAAAAAAGCTTATCTGAACCGTATTGAGCTATAGACTCATTTTTTCGGTAATAGCCAATCGTATAAGTTCGTAGTAGGTGCTTTAGCGCTAAAGCGCCTACTACGAACAATGCCTACCCTTCAATCTAACCAATTAATTTCTGCCAGCTAGCAGGCCCGAAAATCCCATCGGCATCTAAACCATTTTGCTTTTGAAAGTTCTTAATAGCAACCTCTGTTTGCGGCCCGTAGACGCCATCATTCTCAACACCTAAACGGTATTGCAAGTATCTGACAACTGCACCACCAGCATGGTTTGCTCTGATAATTCGTTTTGCCAAAATTAGATTTATGGCATTCCATGTAGTTGAGTCAGCAATTCCAGTCGGTTGAACTCCAACAATAGTCTGAAATTTTTCTACGGCAGATTTTGTATTAGCTCCGGTGAAGCCATCTTCGACTAACGCCTTACCATTTCTATCAGTTATTTTGAGTCGATTTAAGGATTTTTGCAGTCTGAGAATAGTGGCATCTGCATTATCTTCTTCATCTTGTACAGGGTT
It includes:
- a CDS encoding mannose-1-phosphate guanyltransferase, which gives rise to MRAVLMAGGSGTRLRPLTCDLPKPMVPILNRPIAEHIINLLKRHQITEVIATLHYLPDVLRDYFQDGSDFGVQMTYAVEEDQPLGTAGCVKNIAELLDETFLVISGDSITDFDLTAAIAFHKQNKSKATLILTRVPNPIEFGVVITDKEGRIRRFLEKPSSSEIFSDTVNTGTYILEPEVLEYLPANVECDFSKDLFPLLLAKDEPMYGYIAQGYWCDVGHLDAYREAQYDALDRKVQLDCAYKEVSHELWVGQNTYIDQTAVIQTPAVIGDNCRIGARVQIEAGTVIGDNVTIGADANLKRPIVWNGAFIGEEAALSACVISRGTRVDRRAQVLEAAVVGSLSTVGEEAQISPGVRVWPSKKIESGAVLNINLIWGNTAQRNLFGQRGVQGLANIDITPEFAVKLGSAYGSTLKPGSKVTVSRDQRNISRMVTRSLIAGLMSVGIDIQNLDATAIPIARTVIPTMSVTGGIHVRVHPDRPDYILIEFMDAKGINITKALEKKIEGAYFKEDMRRALIHEIGDVSYPSQVMDRYCTAFEKLLHVHTLRNSRAKVVIDYVYAVSGAVLPQMLDKFGADAVVLNASVNKTAMSITDREGLLTQLGHVVEALKANFGVQVSANGEQLILVDESGFPIRGEMLTALMVDMILTANPRGTVVVPVHASSAIEQVARRHDGRVIRTKANPTALMEACQKNPNVVLGGSGDTGFIFPQLHPGFDSMFCIAKIIEMLTIQERSLAAARSELPRVIHKTYTIRCPWTAKGALMRYLVETHPAQNLELIDGVKICQPYDDSWLLVLPDASEPLVHLYANSNDREWVDETVRNYRTRVQTFVERQQEYQPAEA
- a CDS encoding CHAT domain-containing protein, giving the protein MLRRISQSLRRFLKRLIASKQASSLKGARGHNLVEMLPELTNADLEQLFIQLLEGVHQARGRQWALRYLQRVENRIPAERWIDWLVMFGESLLASPTPNPLLATMMVQLGELGVGRIGDVAYNIGIRLMQNSPTQIENEENYPEEDLEITPGQELIRNLGEQLWEYDEPDVIETTPGQELIRNLGEQLWEYDEPDVVQITTDEEIISTSPGQELIRSLGEQLWEYDLPDVEPITSAPENVSFEETFTENLEQVVLEYERDEAQTTIPENFPLPAAEDSITSLDQLRFDDEEVVQITTRANLLSTRQRTELTTSPSVETWDNTLTNLEPNVANTLDELWVRLDQSTNLVQQLASNLAVQSSNSPGIIERRGDDPVTQAQGCFYQGLSQAKIGDLLGAIASYDQAIELQPQLSEYWFNRGLTLFHLERFDEAIASYETATQLKPDFYKAWYNRGGTLGELGYFEEAIASFDKAIEIKPDYQEAWSSKGLALLKLGWLPEAISSYDQALYLEPEDQENWYHRGIALAVSEQFPEAIISYDKALEINPEYHEVWIDRGVVLFNLGRWSEAIASWDKALSVQADFYLAWYNRGIALDNLGRRQEAIASYQQTIAIKPDFHLAWYNQAVALFYLEQFAEAIACYDNALQIKQDYWEAWIGRGTAIGHLVNAEALQISSSITATNPALQQGGYEGKLASYEEGLKHLRTDTHPEGWGRLHFAIANTYYDQGKKNTNPRDYWRKAASEYHQALLTLTLEYFPQLHLEVLQSLSKVLMGLGQTTQVQELLQRGTYLLRQLLSEETRSEESKKQLALKFAGFDQLAVDLAVESGDLVEAWEIAEQGKNACLNWLLYGWNDNIYSPYYSAIQQLFNPTTAIIYWHISPVALHTFILKDQAPSPILLFTPMQDTGAIPLGEDAIRLNELPLPEAVQRLIEFEKWLEDWHQQYQEYRSTAQDKESKSQHSWRVDMEQKLLQLYEILNISTIAQELEGITQLVLIPHRDLYRLPIHTLFHLPSPSPEELPNVESNFSVTYLPSAQIGLSIRTEDIWQWQNQLLLSIEHPENTGYPPLKFAKLESEVVSQMFNNIQRIQGSEAIKNIVENALFDNYNILHFTGHVTNNLIEPKNSELALAGEDKITLAEICQHNLASYNLITLSTCENLSTSNHTISSEYVSLVTGFVSQGVPHVVSTLWSVESSASALVMIEFYRRLQPNKSAVTALAEATRWLKELTAGELTKWYEDVLNNLHPEELRIQTYLATQLYRNSKMASDKNLYNHPYYWAAFTITGKPN
- a CDS encoding cytochrome P450 is translated as MKLPIAAKTPPLLQIIHWIADPIDFYRTYSQRYGDIFIANISPLCSGFETTVFTSNPQAIQEILTADPELFSSEDNDLINLLAGDKSIFLMNGEYHKEQRKLLMPPFHGKRLTDMGDVICKIAEKVSSKWTIGKPFSVRQFMQEMSLQLMMKVVFGISEGQRYEQLEQLLLQKMAVIESPLNLSLLFFKFLRKDLGDWSPWGNFLRLQRQIAQILDVEIQQRRLQPDIERRDILSMLMSARNEQGNAMSNVELHDQLMTLLIAGYESSATALSWALYWIYHQPRVREALLCELNSLAGNLDPTAISCLPYLSAVCQETLRISPPTMFVPTRLLTKDFNLIGYQLPAGTRLSISIYLAHHREDIYPQPEQFQPERFLQKQYSAYQYLPFGGSNRLCIGAALATFEMKLILAVILSRHQLILAGKKSIRPVRYGPFVVPSNNFQLVTT